A single region of the Triticum dicoccoides isolate Atlit2015 ecotype Zavitan chromosome 2B, WEW_v2.0, whole genome shotgun sequence genome encodes:
- the LOC119366106 gene encoding 36.4 kDa proline-rich protein-like isoform X2: MESTKLSALLVLAMLALSSPTVVLACSPASGCSSTPSTGTPSAGGITIPDVGGVVGTVTPVIGGAVPTVGGVVGKVTPVVGGAVPTVGGVVGKVTPVVGKVTPVVGGAVPAVGGIVSPVVGTVGGVVGGVPVVGGVVTPVISPVIGVVAPIIGGSPSPKSRHGGRKACPPSPPTPTPSPPTPAPTPPTPTPSPTPSSDTCPIDTLKLGVCLDLLGNELHIGDASVKCCPLVQGIAGLTAAACLCTAIKAKVLNLALYVPLALQLLVNDCGCAVPPGYTCA; encoded by the exons ATGGAGTCCACGAAGCTCTCCGCGCTGCTGGTGCTCGCCATGCTGGCGCTCTCCTCGCCCACCGTCGTCCTCGCGTGCTCCCCCGCCTCCGGGTGCAGCAGCACACCGTCCACCGGCACGCCCTCGGCCGGCGGCATCACCATCCCCGACGTCGGCGGTGTCGTTGGCACTGTCACTCCGGTCATCGGCGGCGCTGTCCCCACCGTCGGCGGTGTCGTCGGCAAAGTCACCCCGGTCGTCGGCGGCGCCGTCCCTACAGTCGGCGGTGTTGTCGGCAAAGTCACCCCGGTCGTCGGCAAGGTCACGCCGGTCGTAG GCGGCGCCGTCCCTGCCGTCGGTGGCATTGTCTCTCCTGTCGTAGGCACCGTAGGAGGCGTGGTTGGCGGCGTCCCCGTCGTCGGGGGAGTTGTCACTCCCGTCATCAGTCCCGTCATCGGCGTCGTGGCTCCCATCATCGGCGGCTCCCCGTCCCCCAAGAGCCGCCACGGCGGACGCAAGGCGTGCCCTCCCTCACCCCCGACCCCCaccccgtctcccccgaccccggcgccgacTCCGCCGACGCCCACGCCGAGCCCCACGCCCTCCTCCGACACGTGCCCGATCGACACGCTGAAGCTGGGCGTGTGCCTGGACCTGCTCGGCAACGAGCTGCACATCGGCGACGCCAGCGTCAAGTGCTGCCCGCTCGTGCAGGGCATCGCCGGGCTCACCGCCGCGGCGTGCCTCTGCACCGCCATCAAGGCCAAGGTGCTCAACCTCGCGCTCTACGTGCCGCTCGCCCTCCAGCTGCTCGTCAACGACTGCGGCTGCGCCGTGCCCCCGGGCTACACCTGCGCCTGA
- the LOC119366107 gene encoding NEDD8 ultimate buster 1-like: MASGEASASASASADRIRVVGAWAGALEVELGAWTVPMLRAEVARRAGDVEPDRVGLIFGGRVLKDDPAGVSLQQAGLKSNAKVLSTLASPDRGKALAAEAAAAAAEEEHSNKLVRLWDAAQALSQRHSDGSLLDENFNIALEDQSGQKVMFGSADDMKALKMALMLHQKAKVLIKKNMYKEALDVLMMSEEAFSLCDNKLIERVDNVPMLQLDIVWCYFMLRDVSRLEVAGARLNKARLGFELSHGKDSTRFRLLQAARHADLALYVRLELLEGVVAYYNGNTEKARGSLSSAQSKYMQLQVPDEAIAMLTDMGYDARASKRALKMTGYDIQSSVDLLCEEREKKIRRREQDIETQREIMEQRRYGKTPMNKAVDMQKLKGLTTIGFEKYLAAEALRINENDAEKALDLLTNPELNCALQSKIQSRRKRPLHVLGAGPLGAGAAAPVAAAAAGNAPPQIPDLNAAEGDNQEQLVNNEEEAANNEAEALPNDTEAMANEEAVNQDQDMGDEEEELIEEEAGASHAQGPVRDVAMENELANELTGDALDDYDIDVANEGHAIAEYLSLLESAAAAAAAAASS, encoded by the exons ATGGCGTCCGGCGAGGCCTCGGCATCGGCATCCGCGTCGGCGGATCGAATCCGCGTGGTCGGCGCGTGGGCCGGCGCCCTGGAGGTGGAGCTGGGCGCCTGGACGGTGCCGATGCTGCGGGCGGAGGTGGCGCGGCGGGCCGGGGACGTGGAGCCCGACCGCGTCGGCCTCATCTTCGGCGGCCGCGTGCTCAAGGACGATCCCGCCGGCGTCTCGCTGCAGCAGGCCGGCCTAAAGAGCAACGCCAAGGTGCTCTCCACCCTCGCCTCCCCCGATCGCGGCAAGGCCCTCGCcgccgaggccgccgccgccgcggccgaggAGGAGCACTCCAACAAGCTCGTCAGGCTCTG GGATGCTGCACAAGCATTATCTCAAAGGCATTCAGATGGCTCTCTCCTTGATGAAAACTTCAACATAGCTCTCGAGGACCAGAGCGGACAAAAAGTGATGTTTGGATCTGCAGATGATATGAA GGCTTTGAAGATGGCTCTAATGCTTCATCAAAAGGCAAAAGTTCTTATCAAGAAGAACATGTATAAGGAGGCACTGGATGTTTTGATGATGTCCGAG GAAGCCTTCTCTCTTTGTGACAATAAACTCATTGAG AGAGTTGATAATGTGCCAATGCTTCAACTGGATATAGTCTGGTGTTATTTTATGCTTCGTGATGTATCACGCTTAGAAGTTGCAGGGGCTCGCCTAAACAAGGCTAGGTTAGGATTTGAACTTTCCCACGGTAAAGACTCCACGCGCTTCAGATTACTTCAGGCTGCCCGTCATGCAGATCTGGCTCT CTATGTAAGGCTGGAGCTTTTGGAAGGAGTGGTAGCATATTATAATGGTAATACTGAAAAGGCACGTGGCTCTCTCAGTTCTGCACAATCTAAATACATGCAG CTGCAAGTACCAGATGAAGCTATAGCAATGTTAACGGATATGGGCTATGACGCAAGAGCATCAAAAAGAGCACTAAAGATGACTGGCTATGATATTCAATCTTCTGTTGATCTCTTATGTGAGGAGCGTGAAAAGAAAATTCGTAGAAGGGAGCAGGACATTGAGACACAAAGAGAGATAAT GGAACAAAGGAGATATGGTAAAACTCCCATGAACAAGGCAGTTGATATGCAGAAGTTGAAAGGCTTGACTACTATCGG GTTTGAGAAGTACCTTGCTGCAGAAGCACTCCGCATAAATGAAAATGATGCTGAGAAAGCGTTAGATCTTTTGACAAATCCTGAACTGAACTGTGCCCTACAA AGTAAAATTCAGTCAAGGAGGAAACGACCACTTCATG TCTTGGGTGCAGGACCATTGGGAGCCGGGGCTGCTGCTCCTGTGGCTGCCGCAGCGGCGGGTAACGCCCCACCACAGATCCCAGATCTAAACGCTGCCGAGGGCGACAATCAGGAGCAGCTTGTGAACAACGAAGAAGAAGCTGCGAACAACGAGGCAGAAGCTTTGCCCAACGACACAGAAGCCATGGCCAATGAAGAAGCCGTGAACCAAGACCAAGACATGGGTGACGAAGAGGAGGAATTGATCGAGGAAGAAGCGGGCGCGAGTCACGCGCAAGGTCCGGTCAGGGACGTGGCGATGGAGAACGAGCTCGCCAACGAGCTGACGGGCGACGCCCTGGACGACTACGACATCGACGTCGCCAACGAAGGGCATGCCATCGCGGAGTACCTGAGCCTTCTGGAGTCCGCCGCTgctgctgcggctgcggctgctAGCTCTTGA
- the LOC119366109 gene encoding putative bifunctional dihydrofolate reductase-thymidylate synthase isoform X1 codes for MLSASKLLSKGPDISNLYMIATPFFSTRTTAISRWPRLKSLEAINKLRSSCFHQSQMMAGVTNGNSHSDIQRKYQVVVAATREMGIGKDGALPWKLPSDLKFFKDLTMATADPSKKNAVIMGRKTWESIPTKFRPLPGRLNVILTRSGSSDYATVENVVTCGSLDSSLELLASAPYSSTIEKAFLIGGGQVLRESLNASACEAIHLTDIESTIECDTFIPPIDPLVFHPWYSSSPVVENNIRHSFATFVRVRKSAEEANDSNLSELTSNDAKKEKFEIQNFSFLPKMIFEKHDEYQYLNLVQDILRSGARKNDRTGTGTISKFGCQMRFNLRKNFPLLTTKRVFWRGVLEELLWFISGSTNAKVLQEKNIRIWDGNASREYLDSIGLSQREEGDLGPVYGFQWRHFGAEYTDMHADYTGKGFDQLADVINKIKNNPDDRRIIMSAWNPTDLKKMALPPCHMFAQFYVENGELSCQMYQRSADMGLGVPFNIASYSLLTCMLAQVCDLSPGEFVHVIGDAHVYSTHVQALEEQLQKQPKPFPILKINPLKKDIDSFVASDFKLVSYDPHQKIEMKMAV; via the exons ATGTTATCAGCATCAAAGCTACTCAGCAAAGGACCCGACATCTCCAATCTTTATATGATC GCCACACCATTTTTCAGCACGCGTACCACCGCAATTTCTCGTTGGCCAAGGCTTAAATCTCTTGAAGCCATCAACAAACTGAGGTCTTCCTGCTTCCATCAATCTCAAATGATGGCAGGTGTCACAAATGGCAATTCACACAGTGATATTCAGAGGAAATATCAAGTTGTGGTTGCTGCTACCCGTGAGATGGGCATTGGGAAGGACGGAGCATTGCCATGGAAGCTGCCTAGTGACCTTAAGTTTTTTAAGGATCTCACAATGGCTACAGCAGACCCATCAAAGAAAAATGCTGTTATAATGGGAAGGAAAACATGGGAAAGCATACCCACTAAGTTTAGGCCATTGCCCGGTCGCTTGAATGTTATACTGACTCGTTCGGGCAGTTCTGATTATGCAACTGTTGAAAATGTTGTAACCTGTGGAAGCTTGGATTCTTCCCTAGAACTACTAGCATCCGCTCCCTACAGCTCAACAATTGAGAAAGCCTTTCTAATAGGTGGTGGCCAGGTACTGAG GGAATCGTTAAATGCATCTGCATGTGAGGCCATCCATCTTACTGACATAGAGTCCACCATTGAGTGTGATACTTTCATTCCTCCTATTGATCCATTGGTCTTCCACCCATGGTATTCATCTTCTCCAGTTGTGGAGAACAACATTAGGCATTCTTTCGCGACCTTTGTTCGCGTTAGAAAGTCAGCAGAAGAGGCTAATGATTCAAATCTCAGTGAATTAACCAGCAATGATGCTAAGAAGGAAAAGTttgaaattcagaatttttcatttCTACCAAAAATGATCTTCGAAAAGCATGATGAGTATCAGTATCTCAATCTTGTTCAAGATATACTACGAAGTGGTGCTCGGAAAAATGACAGAACAGGAACAGGAACAATATCAAAATTTGGTTGTCAG atgCGGTTTAACTTGAGGAAGAATTTTCCATTACTTACAACAAAG AGGGTGTTTTGGCGTGGTGTTCTTGAAGAACTGTTGTGGTTCATCAGTGGCTCAACGAATGCAAAG GTTTTACAGGAAAAAAATATCCGTATATGGGATGGGAATGCGTCAAGGGAGTATCTTGACAG TATTGGTCTATCACAAAGAGAGGAGGGTGACTTGGGACCAGTTTATGGATTTCAGTGGAGACACTTCGGTGCTGA ATATACTGACATGCATGCTGATTACACGGGGAAAGGTTTTGATCAGTTAGCTGATGTCATTAACAAGATCAAGAATAACCCTGACGATAGGCGTATCATTATGTCTGCATGGAATCCAACAGATCTCAAGAAGATGGCACTTCCACCTTGCCACATGTTTGCACAG TTTTATGTCGAGAATGGAGAATTATCCTGTCAGATGTATCAACGTTCAGCTGACATGGGGCTTGGTGTACCATTCAACATTGCATCATATTCTCTTCTGACGTGTATGCTTGCACAAGTTTGTG ATCTTTCTCCTGGAGAGTTTGTCCATGTGATAGGCGACGCCCATGTGTACAGCACGCACGTCCAAGCCTTGGAGGAACAACTTCAGAAGCAGCCCAAGCCGTTTCCT ATTCTGAAGATAAACCCTCTGAAGAAGGATATAGACTCGTTCGTCGCGTCGGACTTCAAGCTGGTCTCCTACGATCCTCACCAGAAGATAGAGATGAAGATGGCAGTATAA
- the LOC119361343 gene encoding autophagy-related protein 101-like, giving the protein MKNGTVVVVKIVQEKTILYYANNRNCPTIRFAPEQSSWLQELEPLEIKDVLRCILHTIFFHRTLTLVRPKDVDCDLFEITYVQCGLAELEKEVDEKINQFIAWAEKHPNRKSQVCLSFFDEKNKHPGWFSSKTERVYWEQWFINLHVTSPKGQGKSRGSKAPANTKGQALEETSSRRDALSLLIQEVLFQIINYANEKKDHIPPISDRIFNHEILVPSSSDSVFGWNADVLRRALSSGHSYSLN; this is encoded by the exons ATGAAAAATGGCACGGTCGTTGTTGTTAAAATAGTTCAG GAGAAAACCATCCTTTATTATGCCAACAATCGTAACTGCCCAACCATTCGGTTCGCGCCAGAGCA GTCTTCTTGGTTGCAGGAGCTGGAGCCGCTGGAGATCAAAGACGTGCTGCGAT GCATCTTGCATACAATATTCTTTCATCGAACCCTCACTCTTGTTCGGCCCAAGGATGTCGACTGCGACCTCTTTGAGATCACATAT GTTCAATGTGGACTTGCAGAACTAGAAAAGGAGGTCGATGAAAAGATCAACCAGTTCATTGCTTGGGCTGAAAAGCATCCAAATCGGAAAAGCCAG GTGTGCCTCTCGTTCTTCGATGAGAAGAACAAGCACCCAGGCTGGTTCAGCAGCAAGACTGAGAGGGTTTACTGGGAACAATGGTTCATCAATTTGCATGTCACAAGCCCTAAAGGACAAGGCAAATCACGTGGCTCCAAAGCGCCGGCGAATACTAAAG GACAAGCATTGGAAGAGACCAGCTCAAGACGTGATGCGCTGAGCTTGCTGATCCAAGAAGTCCTGTTCCAGATCATTAACTACGCCAATGAGAAAAAAGACCATATTCCTCCAATCTCTGATAGAATATTCAATCATGAGATTTTGGTCCCCAG CTCTTCTGATTCTGTATTCGGGTGGAACGCCGACGTTCTTCGGAGGGCATTGAGTAGTGGACATTCATACTCACTGAACTGA
- the LOC119366109 gene encoding putative bifunctional dihydrofolate reductase-thymidylate synthase isoform X2, with translation MMAGVTNGNSHSDIQRKYQVVVAATREMGIGKDGALPWKLPSDLKFFKDLTMATADPSKKNAVIMGRKTWESIPTKFRPLPGRLNVILTRSGSSDYATVENVVTCGSLDSSLELLASAPYSSTIEKAFLIGGGQVLRESLNASACEAIHLTDIESTIECDTFIPPIDPLVFHPWYSSSPVVENNIRHSFATFVRVRKSAEEANDSNLSELTSNDAKKEKFEIQNFSFLPKMIFEKHDEYQYLNLVQDILRSGARKNDRTGTGTISKFGCQMRFNLRKNFPLLTTKRVFWRGVLEELLWFISGSTNAKVLQEKNIRIWDGNASREYLDSIGLSQREEGDLGPVYGFQWRHFGAEYTDMHADYTGKGFDQLADVINKIKNNPDDRRIIMSAWNPTDLKKMALPPCHMFAQFYVENGELSCQMYQRSADMGLGVPFNIASYSLLTCMLAQVCDLSPGEFVHVIGDAHVYSTHVQALEEQLQKQPKPFPILKINPLKKDIDSFVASDFKLVSYDPHQKIEMKMAV, from the exons ATGATGGCAGGTGTCACAAATGGCAATTCACACAGTGATATTCAGAGGAAATATCAAGTTGTGGTTGCTGCTACCCGTGAGATGGGCATTGGGAAGGACGGAGCATTGCCATGGAAGCTGCCTAGTGACCTTAAGTTTTTTAAGGATCTCACAATGGCTACAGCAGACCCATCAAAGAAAAATGCTGTTATAATGGGAAGGAAAACATGGGAAAGCATACCCACTAAGTTTAGGCCATTGCCCGGTCGCTTGAATGTTATACTGACTCGTTCGGGCAGTTCTGATTATGCAACTGTTGAAAATGTTGTAACCTGTGGAAGCTTGGATTCTTCCCTAGAACTACTAGCATCCGCTCCCTACAGCTCAACAATTGAGAAAGCCTTTCTAATAGGTGGTGGCCAGGTACTGAG GGAATCGTTAAATGCATCTGCATGTGAGGCCATCCATCTTACTGACATAGAGTCCACCATTGAGTGTGATACTTTCATTCCTCCTATTGATCCATTGGTCTTCCACCCATGGTATTCATCTTCTCCAGTTGTGGAGAACAACATTAGGCATTCTTTCGCGACCTTTGTTCGCGTTAGAAAGTCAGCAGAAGAGGCTAATGATTCAAATCTCAGTGAATTAACCAGCAATGATGCTAAGAAGGAAAAGTttgaaattcagaatttttcatttCTACCAAAAATGATCTTCGAAAAGCATGATGAGTATCAGTATCTCAATCTTGTTCAAGATATACTACGAAGTGGTGCTCGGAAAAATGACAGAACAGGAACAGGAACAATATCAAAATTTGGTTGTCAG atgCGGTTTAACTTGAGGAAGAATTTTCCATTACTTACAACAAAG AGGGTGTTTTGGCGTGGTGTTCTTGAAGAACTGTTGTGGTTCATCAGTGGCTCAACGAATGCAAAG GTTTTACAGGAAAAAAATATCCGTATATGGGATGGGAATGCGTCAAGGGAGTATCTTGACAG TATTGGTCTATCACAAAGAGAGGAGGGTGACTTGGGACCAGTTTATGGATTTCAGTGGAGACACTTCGGTGCTGA ATATACTGACATGCATGCTGATTACACGGGGAAAGGTTTTGATCAGTTAGCTGATGTCATTAACAAGATCAAGAATAACCCTGACGATAGGCGTATCATTATGTCTGCATGGAATCCAACAGATCTCAAGAAGATGGCACTTCCACCTTGCCACATGTTTGCACAG TTTTATGTCGAGAATGGAGAATTATCCTGTCAGATGTATCAACGTTCAGCTGACATGGGGCTTGGTGTACCATTCAACATTGCATCATATTCTCTTCTGACGTGTATGCTTGCACAAGTTTGTG ATCTTTCTCCTGGAGAGTTTGTCCATGTGATAGGCGACGCCCATGTGTACAGCACGCACGTCCAAGCCTTGGAGGAACAACTTCAGAAGCAGCCCAAGCCGTTTCCT ATTCTGAAGATAAACCCTCTGAAGAAGGATATAGACTCGTTCGTCGCGTCGGACTTCAAGCTGGTCTCCTACGATCCTCACCAGAAGATAGAGATGAAGATGGCAGTATAA
- the LOC119366108 gene encoding pectinesterase inhibitor: protein MASFYAAIGFILPFLLTIALPQSTGSPAATPSTTGSLSIEDACKQTAKLYDLCMATLSPDRSSLTADAVGLTRAAVLAVQKNASETATYLSNIDEDDNFNKTAQLQQCLEDCGEQYEAAVEQLADAAIALDMGAYDESQVLVSAGQAEVRLCQKGCQDLPEHRSILMARNTEVDQLCNITLAIANLIPR, encoded by the exons ATGGCATCCTTCTACGCAGCCATAGGTTTCATCCTCCCCTTCCTCCTCACCATCGCATTGCCCCAATCTACTGGTTCCCCTGCCGCGACGCCGTCGACCACCGGGTCATTATCCATCGAGGACGCCTGCAAGCAGACCGCCAAGCTCTACGACCTCTGCATGGCGACGCTCTCCCCGGACCGGTCCTCCTTGACGGCTGACGCTGTGGGCCTGACCAGGGCGGCCGTCCTGGCTGTCCAGAAGAACGCGTCCGAGACAGCCACATACCTCTCAAACATCGATGAAGATGACAACTTCAATAAAACGGCGCAGCTGCAACAATGCCTCGAGGACTGTGGGGAGCA GTACGAGGCGGCCGTGGAGCAGCTGGCAGACGCGGCAATCGCGCTGGACATGGGGGCATACGACGAGTCGCAGGTGCTGGTATCTGCAGGCCAGGCGGAGGTGAGGCTGTGCCAGAAGGGGTGCCAGGACTTACCAGAACACCGGAGCATCCTCATGGCGCGCAACACCGAGGTCGACCAGCTCTGCAATATCACTCTCGCTATCGCCAATCTTATCCCCCGGTGA
- the LOC119366106 gene encoding 36.4 kDa proline-rich protein-like isoform X1, with translation MESTKLSALLVLAMLALSSPTVVLACSPASGCSSTPSTGTPSAGGITIPDVGGVVGTVTPVIGGAVPTVGGVVGKVTPVVGGAVPTVGGVVGKVTPVVGKVTPVVGGAVPAVGGIVPPVVGTVGGAVPAVGGIVSPVVGTVGGVVGGVPVVGGVVTPVISPVIGVVAPIIGGSPSPKSRHGGRKACPPSPPTPTPSPPTPAPTPPTPTPSPTPSSDTCPIDTLKLGVCLDLLGNELHIGDASVKCCPLVQGIAGLTAAACLCTAIKAKVLNLALYVPLALQLLVNDCGCAVPPGYTCA, from the coding sequence ATGGAGTCCACGAAGCTCTCCGCGCTGCTGGTGCTCGCCATGCTGGCGCTCTCCTCGCCCACCGTCGTCCTCGCGTGCTCCCCCGCCTCCGGGTGCAGCAGCACACCGTCCACCGGCACGCCCTCGGCCGGCGGCATCACCATCCCCGACGTCGGCGGTGTCGTTGGCACTGTCACTCCGGTCATCGGCGGCGCTGTCCCCACCGTCGGCGGTGTCGTCGGCAAAGTCACCCCGGTCGTCGGCGGCGCCGTCCCTACAGTCGGCGGTGTTGTCGGCAAAGTCACCCCGGTCGTCGGCAAGGTCACGCCGGTCGTAGGCGGCGCCGTCCCTGCCGTCGGTGGTATTGTCCCTCCTGTCGTCGGCACCGTAGGCGGCGCCGTCCCTGCCGTCGGTGGCATTGTCTCTCCTGTCGTAGGCACCGTAGGAGGCGTGGTTGGCGGCGTCCCCGTCGTCGGGGGAGTTGTCACTCCCGTCATCAGTCCCGTCATCGGCGTCGTGGCTCCCATCATCGGCGGCTCCCCGTCCCCCAAGAGCCGCCACGGCGGACGCAAGGCGTGCCCTCCCTCACCCCCGACCCCCaccccgtctcccccgaccccggcgccgacTCCGCCGACGCCCACGCCGAGCCCCACGCCCTCCTCCGACACGTGCCCGATCGACACGCTGAAGCTGGGCGTGTGCCTGGACCTGCTCGGCAACGAGCTGCACATCGGCGACGCCAGCGTCAAGTGCTGCCCGCTCGTGCAGGGCATCGCCGGGCTCACCGCCGCGGCGTGCCTCTGCACCGCCATCAAGGCCAAGGTGCTCAACCTCGCGCTCTACGTGCCGCTCGCCCTCCAGCTGCTCGTCAACGACTGCGGCTGCGCCGTGCCCCCGGGCTACACCTGCGCCTGA